ttaaaactaaatatatactttttaagatcaaatattatttaagtttgatcACCGACAAtccattaatttataccacaccataatatattttttttatttacagatacAAGGGCAAATATATCACAGAGCAGGTTCACTGTTACCAGTGTCAGATAGCGACAACAAATTcctgcaaatttattttatgggcaATTCACCACAAGAAATTGATCTGCGTTGTGCacataacaatttagtaaAGAGGTCTATTGTAGAACAATTACAAACTTTATTTCATCAGCACaatcaattgattatattgtttaaaactgcCCTGGATCTGATGCCATCCGATAAtcacaaaattttaatcagaGCTGATAAAACACCTGCAGGTCAACATACAAGACGTTTTAATGCACCAACTATTGATGAAGTTGCTATCGTTGTAGTTGGAGAAAACTTGGAATCCCgtgatattgttttacgtCGTCGGAATGATCAATTACAACGTATAAAGGAAACACACACGCTCATATGATGCACTGCAATATCCCATTATATTTTGGCAAGGTGAAGATGGCTACGatttctcaataaaaatgataaatcccattgcaggtaactaaaatattagtttagctATGGCGATAATATCtcagtcattatattatgtattttaattttatatttgaatgttattaaaacaaaatctatttacaGGTTCTGAAACCAACAAAAAAGTCAGTTCAATGAACTATTATTCATACCGCCTAATGATTCGGGAAAATGAAGATAATCACATATTGAAATGTCGGCGATTATATCACAAATATGTTGTTGacatgtatgttaaaattgaaacggAAAGATTAACATTCATCAGGTTGAATCAAACCAAACTCCGATCTGAAGAGTATATTCACCTTCGAGATGCGATTAATACTGATGGAAATGCACAGAATGTCGGTCGGATGACTATTCTTCCAGCAACATACATCGGAAGCCCTCGGCATATGCACGAATATGCTCAAGATGCCATGTCGTATGTTCGTCATTATGGTACAGCAGATTTGTTCATCACATTTACATGCAATCCGCAATGGATAGAAATCAATCAGGAGTTATTCTCTGGGCAATCACCCATTGATCGTCATGATATTACAGCCAGAGTCTTTAGACAAAAGTTGAAATCTTTAATGGATTTCATCGTAAAACATAATGTGTTTGGTGAGACACGCTGCTGGATGTATTCTGTGGAGTGGCAGAAACGAGGATTGCCACATGCACACATTTTGATTTGGttggttgaaaatataagGCCAAATGAAGTTGATGCAGTGATATCAGCTGAAATCCCTAATGTACAAGTAGATCCTGGATTGCATGAGGTAGTTATCAAAAACATGATACATGGTCCCTGTGGAActcttaatcaaaattcacCGTGTATGATGGATGGTAAATGTTCAAAACGATATCCACGGACATTAATATCGGAAACAATTACTGGTAATGACGGTTATCCATTGTATCGTCGCAGATCGACAGCAGACAATGGAAAATCAACAAttgtcaaattaaatcaacaagaTATTGAAATAGATAATCGTTGGATTGTTCCATATTCACCCATTTTATCAAAGACATTCAAAGCACACATCAACGTTGAATCTTGCCATTCAgtgaaatctattaaatacatttgcaaaTATGTAGCCAAAGGGAGTGATATGGCTGTGATTGGAATTGGTGCAGAGAATTCCAATGATGAAGTTACCCAATACCAAATGGGCCGCTATGTCAGTAGTAATGAAGCAGTTTGgcgaatattttcttttcctaTTCATGAGAGACACCCTTCTGTTGTTCACTTAGCTGTGCATTTAGAAAATGGACAAAGAGTGTATTTTACAGCACAGAACGCAGTACAAAGAGCTGCTCAGCCACCATCTACTACATTAACCAGTTTTTTTGAGACATGCCAAAACGATGATTTCGCACAAACTTGCTATATTCTGAaatgccaaaatattatacctggaATCAATCCTCAAGGAGATTTATACGACGGAAACAAGGAAAACCAGTTCCAGGATATACAGATGTATATTCCACCGATGCGATTGGCCGGATTTATTCAGTACATCCAAGCAATgatgaatgtttttacttaCGACTGCTATTAGTCAATGTACGTGGCCCAACATCATTCCAACAGTTACGAACTGTTGATGGTGAATTGTGTGTATCCTACAGAGAAGCCTGTCAACGTTTGCAATTGCTTGAAAATGACGCTCATTGGGATCAAACTCTCAATGATGCTGTAATATCATCACACGCTCATCAAATACGAacattgttttctataatcaTATCTACATGCTTCCCATCAAACCCAATTGATTTGTGGATCAAGTACAAAGATTATATGTgtgatgatattttgtatcaaatacaGAATAGAATGGGAAATCCAAATATACAAATCAGTGAAGAAATTTACAATGAAGCATTGATTTCAATTGAGGACATGTGCTTGATAATGTCAAACAaactattaattcaattaggcCTGACCGCGCCAATCGTCCAATGCATGACGCTTTTAACCAAGAGTTGCATCGAGAAAGACTGTATGATCTCAACGATTTGAAAgaattaattcaaacaaatcTTCCACTGTTAAATGAACAACAGAAGTATGTATTTGAAACTCTTATGAAAGTAACAAATGATGAAACTGGAGGGATTTACTTCTTAGATGCACCTGGTGGTACaggaaaaacttttttgatttcattaatattagcaACAATTCgctcacaaaataaaattgcacttGCACTCGCTTCGTCGGGAATCGCAGCAACTTTGCTTGAAGGTGGTCGAACAGCCCATTCAGCACTAAAATTGCCATTAAATATGCATAGCAATGAAACTCCAACCTGCAACGTTTCGAAGAACTCTGCAATGGCAAAGGTTTTGCAGCAATGTAAATTGATTGTTTGGGATGAATGCACGATGGCACATAAAAAATCTTTGGAGGCTTTGGACAGAACCTTAAAAGATCTACGGAGCAATAATAACCGATTTGGTGGtgcaatgattttattagcaGGAGATTTTCGTCAAACATTGCCGGTGATTCCACGATCAACGCCAGCTGATGAACTCAATGCATGTCTAAAGTCCTCCAGTTTGTGGAAACATGTCAAAGTACTTCATTTAAGCAAGAATATGCGTGTCGAGTTGCAAAATGACCAATCT
The DNA window shown above is from Aphis gossypii isolate Hap1 chromosome 2, ASM2018417v2, whole genome shotgun sequence and carries:
- the LOC126549825 gene encoding uncharacterized protein LOC126549825 produces the protein MINPIAGSETNKKVSSMNYYSYRLMIRENEDNHILKCRRLYHKYVVDMYVKIETERLTFIRLNQTKLRSEEYIHLRDAINTDGNAQNVGRMTILPATYIGSPRHMHEYAQDAMSYVRHYGTADLFITFTCNPQWIEINQELFSGQSPIDRHDITARVFRQKLKSLMDFIVKHNVFGETRCWMYSVEWQKRGLPHAHILIWLVENIRPNEVDAVISAEIPNVQVDPGLHEVVIKNMIHGPCGTLNQNSPCMMDGKCSKRYPRTLISETITGNDGYPLYRRRSTADNGKSTIVKLNQQDIEIDNRWIVPYSPILSKTFKAHINVESCHSVKSIKYICKYVAKGSDMAVIGIGAENSNDEVTQYQMGRYVSSNEAVWRIFSFPIHERHPSVVHLAVHLENGQRVYFTAQNAVQRAAQPPSTTLTSFFETCQNDDFAQTCYILKCQNIIPGINPQGDLYDGNKENQFQDIQMYIPPMRLAGFIQEACQRLQLLENDAHWDQTLNDAVISSHAHQIRTLFSIIISTCFPSNPIDLWIKPDRANRPMHDAFNQELHRERLYDLNDLKELIQTNLPLLNEQQKYVFETLMKVTNDETGGIYFLDAPGGTGKTFLISLILATIRSQNKIALALASSGIAATLLEGGRTAHSALKLPLNMHSNETPTCNVSKNSAMAKVLQQCKLIVWDECTMAHKKSLEALDRTLKDLRSNNNRFGGAMILLAGDFRQTLPVIPRSTPADELNACLKSSSLWKHVKVLHLSKNMRVELQNDQSGNIFSKQLIDIGNGKFPIDMLTGCINFPLSFCQLTRSKDELIQKVFPDVSQNYRNHDCQLSTGIFKLAGFARIATSQSSIKGWIGGYNVAKYQPTASLQRYTVSDKKLLNNVIEATILKGKYKGEDVLIPRIPMIPTDVPFEFKRLQFPVRLAFAMTINKSQGQSLSVCGINLENPCFSHGQLYVACSRVGKPSDLFIYAPGNQTRNIVYHKVLQ